In one window of Cupriavidus necator N-1 DNA:
- a CDS encoding TolC family protein: MLYLRHLTVALLSAPAVGLAAPQGAPGQSAPSLSLEEAVAIASAHAGDAESSRSAVEAAGQMAVAAGRLPDPVLKLGVNNVPVNGSDAFSLSRDSMTMRSISVMQEFTRADKRRARAARFEAEAAAADAQRAVGLAGVQRNAVNAWLDRWYAEQAGVLLGHHSHPLELALQAATAAYRSGRGSRADVLAMELEIQKLHDREDENRAALATATLNLERWVGAAAGRPLSDRPPLEVPPGARQLARGEFEAVPELSAAQRDVALAESEIQVATEARKPDVTVELMYSQRGSAYSNMGSLNVSFPLPWDRGNRQDREISARLAQANDARARLEMVRRNTQAMVGARLAELQRNLDRLRRYDDKTLPLARAQADAALTAYRANTGTLVAVAEANHRAIDTAMDRLLLEAKTAKLWAGLNYLVPLPTVQTEAAAKEAK, encoded by the coding sequence ATGCTTTATCTACGTCACCTGACCGTGGCGCTGCTCAGCGCGCCCGCAGTGGGCCTGGCTGCGCCGCAAGGCGCGCCCGGGCAATCCGCCCCTTCCCTCTCCCTTGAGGAAGCCGTCGCGATCGCAAGCGCCCATGCCGGCGACGCTGAATCGTCGCGCAGCGCCGTGGAGGCCGCCGGGCAAATGGCGGTAGCCGCCGGCCGCCTGCCGGATCCCGTGCTCAAGCTCGGCGTCAACAACGTGCCCGTCAACGGCTCGGACGCGTTCTCGCTGAGCCGGGATTCCATGACCATGCGCTCGATCTCAGTGATGCAGGAATTCACGCGTGCGGACAAGCGCCGCGCCAGGGCCGCGCGCTTCGAAGCCGAAGCCGCCGCTGCCGACGCGCAGCGTGCGGTGGGGCTGGCAGGCGTGCAGCGCAATGCGGTCAATGCCTGGCTCGACCGGTGGTATGCGGAGCAGGCCGGCGTGCTGCTCGGCCATCACAGCCATCCACTTGAACTGGCACTGCAGGCCGCCACCGCGGCCTACCGCAGCGGGCGCGGCTCGCGTGCGGACGTACTGGCGATGGAGCTGGAAATCCAGAAGCTGCACGACCGCGAGGACGAGAACCGCGCCGCGCTGGCGACCGCCACGCTGAACCTGGAGCGCTGGGTCGGCGCCGCTGCAGGGCGCCCGCTGTCGGATCGGCCACCGCTTGAAGTGCCGCCAGGCGCCCGGCAACTCGCCAGGGGCGAGTTCGAGGCCGTGCCCGAACTGTCGGCTGCGCAGCGCGACGTGGCACTGGCCGAATCGGAGATCCAGGTAGCAACGGAAGCCCGCAAGCCGGACGTGACGGTCGAGCTGATGTACAGCCAGCGCGGCTCGGCCTACTCGAACATGGGCTCGCTCAATGTCAGCTTCCCATTACCGTGGGACCGGGGCAACCGCCAGGACCGCGAAATCAGTGCGCGGCTGGCGCAGGCCAATGACGCGCGGGCCAGGCTGGAAATGGTCCGGCGCAATACCCAGGCCATGGTCGGCGCCAGGCTGGCCGAGCTGCAGCGCAACCTTGACCGGCTGCGGCGCTACGACGACAAGACCTTGCCGCTCGCCCGGGCACAGGCGGATGCGGCACTGACGGCCTACCGCGCCAACACGGGCACCTTGGTGGCGGTCGCCGAAGCCAACCATCGCGCCATCGACACCGCCATGGATCGCCTGCTGCTTGAGGCAAAGACCGCGAAGCTGTGGGCGGGCCTGAACTACCTGGTGCCGTTGCCTACCGTCCAGACCGAAGCCGCAGCGAAGGAGGCAAAATGA
- a CDS encoding efflux RND transporter periplasmic adaptor subunit has product MKKHAIAAAAGLVVACIALYGAYHFGFTRGTQTAQPSGTPGAESTVLKAGDIDPKTGRKILYWHDPMVPGQRFDKPGKSPFMEMQLVPVYADGDGGGSGVTVDSHVAQNLGIRTAEAKPGRLTAMLQVPGNVAIDERSVQIIQARTNAFVQHVAVRATLDPVRRGQALVTLYSPDWVAAQEEYLAVSRMAGSEHLGDLRGAARARMLQAGMTPGQVSAVERSGKLQSGIAIASPVDGLVTEVAVREGMTVSPGMTLFRLADLSQVWVIAEVPEGQAGTIRAGAAATVLQGGTAGPLAGKVDAILPDVNPATRTVKARIVLPNPGRRLLPGMFVRVSFDSGAQQEALLIPSESVIRTGQRNIVMVDAGQAGFVATDIKTGREADGMVEVLDGLAPGQKVVTSGQFLIDSEASLRGSAERMTATPAASAPAAPAAEHEGTGRIEAVNGSESLTISHGPIPSAQWGAMTMDFAAPPTGLPKGLKPGDRIRFRFHLDRDGAATLSSVEPAGTAQGARP; this is encoded by the coding sequence ATGAAGAAGCACGCCATTGCAGCAGCCGCCGGGCTGGTCGTCGCCTGCATCGCCCTCTACGGCGCTTACCACTTCGGGTTCACGCGCGGCACGCAAACTGCGCAACCGTCGGGCACGCCTGGCGCGGAATCCACCGTACTCAAGGCCGGCGACATCGATCCCAAGACCGGCAGGAAAATCCTGTACTGGCACGATCCCATGGTGCCGGGCCAGCGCTTCGACAAGCCGGGCAAGTCGCCCTTCATGGAGATGCAACTGGTGCCGGTCTACGCGGACGGCGATGGGGGTGGCAGCGGTGTCACCGTCGACAGCCATGTCGCACAAAACCTTGGCATTCGCACCGCCGAGGCAAAGCCTGGACGGCTGACCGCGATGCTGCAGGTGCCAGGCAATGTCGCCATCGACGAACGCAGCGTGCAGATCATCCAGGCGCGCACCAACGCCTTTGTGCAGCACGTCGCGGTCCGGGCGACCCTTGACCCGGTCCGGCGTGGCCAGGCGCTGGTCACCCTGTACTCGCCCGACTGGGTCGCGGCGCAAGAGGAATACCTGGCCGTGTCGCGCATGGCAGGAAGTGAACACCTGGGCGACCTGCGCGGCGCGGCGCGGGCTCGCATGCTGCAGGCGGGCATGACGCCGGGCCAGGTCAGTGCGGTCGAGAGATCCGGAAAATTGCAGTCCGGTATTGCCATCGCCAGCCCGGTCGATGGCCTCGTGACCGAGGTGGCGGTGCGCGAGGGCATGACCGTGTCGCCGGGCATGACGCTGTTCCGCCTGGCTGATCTCAGCCAGGTCTGGGTGATTGCCGAGGTACCAGAGGGCCAGGCCGGCACTATCCGGGCCGGCGCGGCTGCGACGGTACTGCAGGGCGGCACGGCCGGCCCCCTTGCCGGCAAGGTCGACGCCATCCTTCCCGACGTCAACCCGGCGACCCGCACCGTCAAGGCCCGCATCGTCCTGCCCAACCCCGGCAGGCGCCTGCTGCCGGGCATGTTTGTCAGGGTCAGCTTCGACAGTGGCGCACAGCAGGAGGCGTTGCTGATCCCGTCGGAGTCGGTCATCCGCACCGGTCAGCGCAATATCGTCATGGTCGATGCCGGCCAGGCAGGGTTCGTTGCCACCGATATCAAGACCGGCCGCGAGGCCGATGGCATGGTCGAGGTGCTGGACGGACTGGCGCCGGGGCAGAAAGTGGTCACGTCCGGCCAGTTCCTGATCGACTCGGAAGCCAGCCTGCGCGGCAGCGCGGAACGGATGACGGCCACACCAGCAGCGTCTGCACCTGCCGCGCCGGCCGCAGAGCATGAGGGCACCGGCCGCATCGAAGCCGTGAACGGCAGCGAGAGCCTGACCATCTCGCACGGCCCGATCCCGTCGGCACAGTGGGGCGCGATGACCATGGACTTCGCCGCACCGCCAACTGGCCTGCCCAAGGGACTGAAGCCTGGCGACCGCATCCGCTTCCGCTTCCACCTGGACCGCGATGGTGCGGCCACGCTGTCGTCGGTCGAGCCCGCCGGCACCGCCCAGGGAGCCAGGCCATGA
- a CDS encoding efflux RND transporter permease subunit, producing MIARLILASIRHRFLVLLATVMLTAWGLWAVRSTPLDALPDLSDVQVIIRTPFPGQAPQIVENQVTYPLTTTMLSVPGARTVRGYSFFGDSFVYVLFEDGTDLYWARSRVLEYLNQVQSRLPAAARPALGPDATGVGWIYEYALVDKTGQHDLGQLRALQDWFLRFELKSLPNVAEVASLGGMVKQYQVVLMPDRMRAYNLSQGKVLAALKGANQEAGGSVLEMGEAEYMVRASGYLKTLDDFRQIPLVTSDAGIPVRLGDVAVVQLGPEMRRGIAELDGLGEVAGGVIVMRSGKNALETIEAVKAKLATLQKSLPAGVQIVTTYDRSTLIKRAVENLTHKLVEEFAVVALVCLLFLFHLRSALVAIVSLPLGVLAAFLAMRYQGINANIMSLGGIAIAIGAMVDAAVVMIENAHKQLEHWHADHPGRALTGNERWGVIGRAATEVGPALFFSLLIITLSFIPVFTLEAQEGRLFSPLAFTKTYSMAAAAGLSVTLVPVLMGYLIRGRIPSEQSNPLNRWLIRAYRPVLARVLAYPKTTLAIAAVLLAATAWPMMRTGAEFMPPLDEGDLLYMPSALPGLSAGKAAQLLQQTDRLIRTVPEVATVLGKAGRADTATDPAPLEMFETTIQFKPRDQWRAGMTPDKLVEELDRVVTVPGLSNIWVPPIRNRIDMLATGIKSPVGIKVAGADLKEIDRLATRIEETVRTVPGVTSALAERLTGGRYVDIDIDRVAAGRYGLNIADVQSVVSSAIGGDNVGEVVDGLARFPINVRYPRDYRDSVEQLRSLPIVTDKGQHIVLSDVARIQVVQGAPMLRSENARLSGWVYVDIRGRDLRSAVRDMQAAVAKAVPMPAGYSLSWSGQFEYLERAAAKLKVVVPFTLLIIFVLLYLVFGRLDEALLIMGTLPLALIGGFWLLYLLGYNLSVAGVVGFIALAGVAAEFGVIMLLYLKQAWTARANQGDASPSALLEAIQEGAVLRVRPKAMTVAVILAGLVPIMWSHGTGSEVMQRIAAPMVGGMLTAPLLSLFVVPAVYLLMRRRQTRPQPVSVHPSLQKEPQ from the coding sequence ATGATCGCGCGCCTTATCCTGGCCTCGATCCGCCACCGCTTCCTGGTCCTGCTGGCCACGGTGATGCTGACCGCATGGGGCCTGTGGGCGGTGCGGAGCACGCCGCTCGACGCCCTGCCCGACCTGTCCGATGTACAGGTGATCATCCGCACGCCCTTCCCCGGCCAGGCGCCGCAGATCGTCGAGAACCAGGTCACGTATCCGCTGACCACCACCATGCTGTCGGTACCCGGCGCCAGAACGGTACGGGGTTACTCCTTCTTCGGCGATTCGTTCGTCTATGTGCTGTTCGAGGATGGCACCGACCTGTACTGGGCGCGCTCGCGGGTGCTTGAATACCTGAACCAGGTGCAGTCCCGCCTGCCCGCCGCGGCCAGGCCGGCGCTGGGGCCGGATGCCACCGGCGTCGGCTGGATCTACGAGTACGCGCTGGTGGACAAGACCGGCCAGCATGACCTTGGCCAGTTGCGTGCACTGCAGGACTGGTTCCTGCGCTTCGAACTAAAATCGCTGCCCAATGTGGCCGAGGTCGCTTCGCTGGGCGGCATGGTGAAGCAGTACCAGGTGGTGCTGATGCCGGACCGGATGCGCGCCTACAACCTGTCGCAGGGCAAGGTGCTGGCGGCGCTCAAGGGCGCCAACCAGGAGGCCGGCGGGTCGGTGCTGGAAATGGGCGAGGCAGAGTATATGGTCCGCGCCAGCGGCTACCTGAAGACGCTCGACGATTTCCGGCAGATCCCGCTGGTGACCAGCGATGCCGGCATTCCGGTGCGGCTGGGCGATGTCGCCGTCGTGCAGCTTGGCCCGGAGATGCGGCGCGGCATCGCCGAACTTGACGGCCTGGGCGAGGTGGCCGGCGGCGTCATCGTGATGCGCTCAGGCAAGAACGCGCTGGAAACCATCGAGGCGGTCAAGGCGAAGCTCGCCACGCTGCAGAAGAGCCTGCCTGCCGGCGTGCAGATCGTCACCACCTACGACCGCTCCACGCTGATCAAGCGCGCGGTGGAAAACCTGACGCACAAGCTGGTCGAAGAGTTCGCCGTGGTCGCGCTGGTGTGCCTGCTGTTCCTGTTCCACCTGCGTTCCGCGCTGGTGGCTATCGTCTCGCTGCCGCTGGGCGTGCTGGCCGCCTTCCTGGCGATGCGCTACCAGGGCATCAATGCCAACATCATGTCGCTGGGCGGCATTGCCATTGCCATCGGCGCCATGGTCGATGCCGCGGTCGTGATGATCGAGAACGCGCACAAGCAACTGGAGCACTGGCATGCGGACCATCCCGGCCGGGCGCTGACAGGGAACGAGCGCTGGGGCGTGATCGGCCGGGCCGCCACCGAGGTCGGGCCGGCGCTGTTCTTCTCGCTGCTGATCATCACGCTGTCGTTTATCCCGGTCTTTACGCTGGAGGCGCAGGAGGGCCGGCTGTTCTCGCCGCTGGCCTTTACCAAGACCTATTCCATGGCCGCGGCGGCGGGCCTGTCGGTGACGCTGGTGCCGGTGCTGATGGGCTACCTGATCCGCGGCAGGATTCCTTCGGAGCAGTCCAACCCCTTGAACCGATGGCTGATCCGCGCCTATCGGCCGGTGCTGGCACGGGTGCTGGCCTACCCGAAGACCACCCTCGCGATCGCCGCGGTGCTGCTGGCCGCGACAGCGTGGCCGATGATGCGTACCGGCGCCGAGTTCATGCCGCCGCTTGACGAGGGCGACCTGCTCTATATGCCGTCGGCCTTGCCGGGCCTTTCCGCCGGCAAGGCGGCGCAGCTGCTGCAACAGACCGACCGCCTGATCAGGACCGTGCCCGAGGTGGCGACCGTGCTCGGCAAGGCCGGCCGCGCCGATACCGCGACCGATCCGGCGCCCCTCGAGATGTTCGAGACCACCATCCAGTTCAAGCCGCGCGACCAGTGGCGTGCCGGCATGACCCCAGACAAGCTGGTGGAAGAACTCGATCGCGTAGTCACGGTGCCGGGACTGTCCAACATCTGGGTGCCGCCGATCCGCAACCGCATCGACATGCTTGCCACCGGGATCAAGAGCCCGGTCGGCATCAAGGTGGCGGGCGCGGACCTGAAGGAAATCGATCGCCTGGCGACGCGCATCGAGGAAACCGTCAGGACAGTGCCGGGGGTGACATCGGCGCTGGCCGAGCGGCTGACCGGCGGGCGCTATGTCGATATCGATATCGACCGCGTGGCGGCCGGCCGCTACGGGCTGAACATCGCGGATGTGCAGAGCGTGGTGTCGTCCGCCATCGGCGGCGACAATGTGGGCGAGGTCGTCGACGGGCTGGCGCGCTTCCCGATCAACGTCCGCTACCCGCGCGATTACCGCGACTCCGTGGAGCAACTGCGCAGCCTGCCCATCGTCACTGACAAGGGCCAGCATATCGTGCTGTCCGACGTGGCGCGCATCCAGGTGGTGCAGGGAGCCCCGATGCTGCGCAGCGAAAACGCGCGACTGTCGGGCTGGGTGTATGTCGACATCCGCGGGCGTGACCTGCGCTCGGCTGTCCGGGACATGCAGGCCGCCGTCGCGAAAGCGGTGCCGATGCCGGCTGGCTATTCCCTAAGCTGGTCGGGGCAGTTCGAATACCTGGAGCGGGCCGCCGCAAAGCTGAAGGTGGTGGTGCCGTTCACGCTGCTGATCATCTTCGTGCTGCTGTACCTGGTGTTCGGCCGCCTCGATGAAGCCCTGCTCATCATGGGCACGCTGCCGCTGGCGCTGATCGGCGGCTTCTGGCTGCTCTACCTGCTGGGCTACAACCTGTCGGTTGCCGGCGTGGTCGGCTTCATCGCGCTGGCGGGCGTGGCGGCGGAATTCGGCGTGATCATGCTGCTCTACCTGAAGCAGGCATGGACCGCGCGCGCGAACCAGGGCGATGCCAGCCCGTCCGCGCTGCTTGAAGCCATCCAGGAAGGCGCGGTGCTGCGCGTACGCCCCAAGGCAATGACCGTCGCCGTCATCCTTGCCGGCCTGGTGCCGATCATGTGGTCGCATGGCACCGGCTCCGAGGTCATGCAGCGCATTGCCGCGCCGATGGTGGGCGGCATGCTCACCGCGCCATTGCTTTCGCTCTTCGTGGTGCCGGCGGTGTATTTGCTGATGCGCCGGCGCCAGACCAGACCTCAACCTGTTTCCGTCCACCCATCACTGCAAAAGGAACCCCAATGA
- a CDS encoding copper-binding protein: MKSIKTLALALALTITPGAFAAGSMDGMNMKPSAPSQQVPQPVAAEIRKIDVQAGKVTLKHGPIANLGMGPMTMAFPVRDRASLKEFKEGEAVSVTFDNVDGKPTVVEMRRK; this comes from the coding sequence ATGAAATCCATCAAGACGCTCGCCCTCGCCCTTGCCTTGACCATCACGCCGGGCGCATTCGCAGCGGGCTCGATGGACGGCATGAACATGAAGCCGTCCGCACCCTCGCAACAGGTGCCACAACCCGTGGCGGCCGAAATCAGGAAGATCGATGTGCAGGCCGGCAAGGTCACGCTCAAGCACGGACCGATCGCCAACCTGGGCATGGGCCCGATGACCATGGCGTTCCCCGTCAGGGATCGCGCATCGCTGAAGGAATTCAAGGAGGGCGAGGCGGTATCCGTGACATTCGACAACGTTGATGGCAAACCTACGGTCGTGGAAATGCGGCGCAAGTGA
- a CDS encoding alkene reductase, with the protein MSQLFTPVHIGRHIAPNRLVMAPMTRSRADADGVPGNMTVTYYAQRASAGLIITEGVFPSAMGKGYVNTPGIETEAQVAGWKKVTEAVHARGGRIFMQLMHCGRISHPSLLDGATPVAPSAIKPEGQAWTPAGQVDFVTPRELSLTEIAGVIDEYRQATRRAIDAGFDGVELHAASGYLPEQFLSPGSNHRQDQYGGSVEGRARFVLEVLAAMVAEVGADRVGIKISPEMNYNSITDATPQETYTYLVDKLRGQGLAYLHVALFGATVDYHTLLRPRFDGTYLIGGGLAQDSAAALLADGKADATVFGSAFLPNPDLPERFRQGAALNAPDRNMFFAPPTAQGYIDYPALAEAEAA; encoded by the coding sequence ATGAGCCAACTGTTCACCCCCGTCCACATCGGCCGCCACATCGCGCCGAACCGCCTCGTCATGGCGCCGATGACCCGCTCCCGCGCCGACGCCGACGGCGTCCCCGGCAACATGACCGTCACCTACTACGCCCAGCGCGCCAGCGCCGGCCTGATCATCACCGAAGGCGTGTTTCCGTCCGCCATGGGCAAGGGCTACGTGAATACGCCCGGTATCGAAACCGAGGCCCAGGTTGCCGGCTGGAAAAAGGTGACTGAAGCCGTGCACGCCCGCGGCGGCCGTATTTTCATGCAGCTGATGCATTGCGGCCGGATCTCGCATCCGTCGCTGCTTGATGGCGCAACGCCCGTGGCACCGTCGGCCATCAAGCCCGAGGGACAGGCGTGGACGCCTGCCGGCCAAGTCGACTTCGTCACGCCCCGCGAACTCAGCCTGACCGAGATCGCCGGCGTCATTGACGAATATCGCCAGGCCACCCGCCGCGCCATCGACGCGGGCTTCGACGGCGTCGAACTGCATGCGGCCTCCGGCTACCTGCCCGAGCAGTTCCTTTCGCCTGGCAGCAACCACCGGCAAGACCAATACGGCGGCTCGGTCGAAGGCCGCGCCCGCTTTGTGCTGGAAGTGCTGGCCGCGATGGTGGCCGAGGTCGGCGCCGACCGGGTCGGCATCAAGATCTCGCCGGAGATGAACTACAACAGCATCACCGATGCCACGCCCCAGGAGACCTACACCTACCTCGTCGACAAGCTTCGCGGCCAGGGCCTGGCCTATCTGCATGTCGCGCTGTTCGGTGCCACGGTCGACTACCACACCCTGCTGCGCCCGCGCTTCGACGGCACCTACCTGATTGGAGGCGGGTTGGCGCAGGACAGCGCCGCAGCCCTGCTGGCCGATGGCAAGGCCGACGCCACCGTCTTCGGCAGCGCCTTCCTCCCGAATCCCGACCTGCCGGAGCGCTTCCGCCAGGGCGCCGCGCTCAACGCGCCGGACCGCAACATGTTCTTTGCGCCGCCGACGGCCCAGGGATACATCGACTATCCGGCGCTGGCTGAAGCCGAAGCGGCTTGA
- a CDS encoding isochorismatase family protein — protein sequence MKFERFTADTAALLLIDHQVGTMGWVKSIPFDEMKRNALMVAKTAAILKVPVVMTSSMEEYAQGPLISELADIFPAEFAARIKRVGVVNAMDDENFAAAVKATGRRKLIIAGVTNDVCTVYPALSLVSQGYEVQVVADAGGSPSKMADDIALRRMEKNGVTLTSTNQLIAELAGSWATPEGSRIVQEVIMGALQG from the coding sequence ATGAAGTTCGAACGATTCACTGCAGACACCGCCGCCCTGCTCCTGATCGACCATCAGGTAGGCACCATGGGCTGGGTGAAGTCCATTCCCTTTGACGAAATGAAGCGCAACGCGCTGATGGTGGCCAAGACCGCGGCCATCCTGAAAGTCCCTGTCGTGATGACCTCCAGCATGGAGGAGTACGCCCAGGGACCGCTGATCAGCGAGCTGGCGGACATTTTTCCGGCTGAGTTCGCTGCGCGCATCAAGCGCGTTGGTGTTGTGAATGCCATGGACGATGAGAACTTCGCGGCGGCGGTGAAGGCTACCGGACGCAGGAAATTGATCATCGCTGGCGTGACCAATGACGTGTGCACGGTGTATCCGGCGTTGAGCCTGGTGTCGCAAGGTTATGAAGTGCAAGTCGTCGCGGATGCCGGCGGATCGCCGAGCAAGATGGCTGACGATATTGCCTTGCGGCGCATGGAGAAGAATGGTGTCACGCTGACCAGCACCAACCAGTTGATTGCGGAACTGGCCGGGAGTTGGGCTACGCCCGAAGGCAGCCGCATTGTGCAGGAGGTGATAATGGGGGCTTTGCAGGGCTGA
- a CDS encoding TraR/DksA family transcriptional regulator: MEGQTKEELAKLVAQMDAEELRIRAVAGTADSPVVAPTQREQLDDGEMADEKTVQRQGDAMLKHYRMQLADIEAARSRMRSGQYGVCIDCQQAMQAYPTAMRCTACQNLREHSHPRQAQETRRPASADLSSPN; encoded by the coding sequence ATGGAAGGGCAGACAAAGGAAGAATTGGCGAAGTTGGTGGCCCAAATGGACGCTGAGGAGTTGCGCATCCGTGCCGTCGCCGGAACCGCGGATTCGCCTGTCGTGGCGCCAACACAACGTGAACAGCTTGATGATGGTGAAATGGCGGACGAAAAGACTGTGCAGCGCCAGGGCGACGCGATGCTGAAACACTATCGCATGCAACTGGCCGACATTGAAGCAGCCCGGTCACGGATGAGGAGTGGCCAGTATGGCGTCTGTATTGACTGCCAGCAGGCCATGCAGGCGTACCCGACCGCCATGCGCTGCACGGCATGCCAGAATCTCCGCGAACACAGCCATCCCCGCCAGGCGCAGGAGACGCGCCGACCGGCTTCCGCAGATCTTTCGTCGCCGAACTGA
- a CDS encoding glycine zipper domain-containing protein, whose amino-acid sequence MNDIQSDFSMRKDALARDVDTLMADVQALLHDVKAETGVGSSLERHALKARQRALQERIVTLREEGRAKVSEWATTTDRYVHEHPWQSMGTVAAIAATTGAIVALAASHR is encoded by the coding sequence ATGAACGACATCCAATCCGATTTCTCTATGCGCAAGGACGCATTGGCCCGCGACGTCGATACGCTGATGGCCGACGTTCAGGCACTTCTTCATGATGTCAAAGCCGAAACCGGCGTAGGGAGCAGCCTTGAGCGCCATGCACTCAAGGCCCGGCAGCGCGCGCTGCAGGAGCGCATCGTTACGTTGCGCGAAGAAGGTCGCGCCAAAGTCTCCGAGTGGGCGACAACGACTGATCGCTACGTTCATGAGCATCCATGGCAAAGCATGGGTACCGTGGCCGCCATCGCGGCAACGACAGGCGCTATCGTCGCGCTGGCTGCCAGCCACCGTTAG
- a CDS encoding elongation factor P: MVEASELKSGMVIMLEGELHSVTSAGYHAGGGQQGSAVFAKFKSLKTGHIKELRLHPSNKLEEVALDHQEMEYLYTDGDAFFFMNPDTFEQISFPAETMGAYQKFLRPNMRIPVQLYEGEPVTIAFPAAVEVTIMSTPPGLHEHETSTFKTATLDNGMEVLVPQFVKEGDTVRIEVASGKYLERIRRGTRKS; encoded by the coding sequence ATGGTCGAAGCTTCCGAACTGAAGTCGGGCATGGTCATCATGCTTGAAGGTGAACTTCATAGCGTTACCAGCGCCGGGTACCACGCCGGCGGCGGCCAACAGGGGAGCGCAGTTTTCGCCAAGTTCAAGAGCCTTAAGACTGGTCACATCAAGGAGTTGCGGTTGCACCCGAGCAACAAGCTCGAAGAGGTCGCGCTTGATCACCAGGAGATGGAATATCTGTACACCGATGGTGACGCCTTTTTCTTCATGAATCCCGACACCTTCGAACAGATCAGTTTTCCTGCGGAAACCATGGGCGCATACCAGAAATTTCTTCGCCCCAATATGCGAATCCCGGTGCAGCTTTATGAGGGCGAGCCAGTCACCATCGCATTCCCCGCTGCTGTCGAGGTAACCATCATGTCCACGCCGCCGGGCCTGCACGAGCATGAAACCTCTACCTTCAAGACTGCCACGCTGGATAACGGCATGGAAGTTCTCGTTCCTCAGTTCGTCAAGGAAGGGGACACGGTGCGAATCGAGGTCGCTTCAGGAAAATATTTGGAGCGGATAAGGCGAGGGACGCGAAAGTCGTGA
- a CDS encoding universal stress protein produces MFQHILVPTDGSALSDAAARMAVKLAKAFEARITGLHVIPEFHVLTHRVDMLEDAQERYAQLAEMHAERYLAVVAQAAKEAEVACETLSVTHNHPYEAIILTGEERNCDLIVMASHGRAGLQGLLIGGETQKVLTHCRIPVFVFR; encoded by the coding sequence ATGTTTCAGCATATCCTGGTACCCACCGATGGATCGGCACTCTCCGACGCTGCCGCGCGCATGGCGGTGAAACTCGCCAAGGCATTTGAGGCGAGGATCACTGGATTGCACGTCATCCCGGAATTCCATGTCCTCACGCATCGGGTTGACATGCTGGAAGATGCCCAGGAGCGCTACGCACAACTTGCCGAAATGCATGCGGAGCGATACCTGGCGGTGGTCGCACAAGCAGCAAAGGAAGCGGAGGTGGCATGCGAGACGCTCAGCGTTACCCACAACCACCCCTATGAGGCGATCATCCTGACCGGGGAGGAACGTAACTGTGACCTCATTGTCATGGCGTCGCATGGCCGAGCCGGCCTGCAGGGGCTGCTGATCGGCGGCGAAACCCAGAAGGTCCTGACGCATTGCCGGATCCCGGTCTTCGTGTTTCGCTAA